From the Paraflavitalea soli genome, the window TCAGTGCACGTTCTATCATTATCCCATGCCAGTACCGTAATTATCTTACGTTTGCCAAAGTTGATTTCTAAACCCTTCTTATCCATATCCAGTGACAGGCCTTTTTAAACAGAAAAACTCTGGCAACATTTTAGTGTTGCTGATTTACGGACTGATACTCAAATTTGGGATGCTGCTGCATCCTATGCCACCATTGAGGCAGCCAGATGATCATTTCCTTTATATATGGCTGCTGGATTTCCTGTCACCCTTGCATTTGCCGCCTATTATTTATTCCCTGATCGCCTTTTTCCTGTTGTACAGCCAGGCCATTATGTTTAACCGGGTATGTAATGAGCAGAAAATGATGGCCAGGCCCAACTACCTGGCGGGCATGGCTTATCTGTTGATCACCTCCCTGTTTGTAGAGTGGAACCATTTTTCCGCGCCGCTACTGATCAATTCACTGTTGATCTGGATATTCTACCGGGTGAGCGTTCTATACAATTCCAACAAGCCAGGGGCCGCTATTTTTAATGTGGGATTGATCATGGGTATTGTTACGCTGATGTACCAGCCGGCCATTGTGTTTTCCATCTTCCTGCTGATGAGCCTCTTTATCATGCGTCCACTGCGGGTAAGGGAATGGCTGATCGGTATATTGGGTATTACCACGCCTTATTATTTCCTGGCCATCGTGCTTTACCTCTCTAATCAATGGTCATGGAAAAAGCTACAGCCGAATATCTCTTTCAACCTGCCGGCCATGCCTTCCTCCATGACGGTACTGGTGAGCATTACCTTGTTGATATTACCTTTTATCATCGGTGGTTTCTTTGTACAGAACAACCTGACCAAGATGTTGATCCAGGTGCGCAAAAGCTGGAGCCTGCTGCTGGTATTCCTGATCGTGTCGATGCTCATCATTGTGGCCAATGGCGGCAATAATTATGTAAACTGGTTGTTGTGTGCAGTGCCCCTGACTGCCTTTCATGCCGCGGCTTATTTTTATCCCTCCGGCCGGATATTTCCGCTGGTCATGCATTGGATCATTTTTGGCTGGGCCATGTATATTGGCTATTGGACGCAAATGTAGCGTTCGAAGTTTTGGGTTTTGTGTTTCGGGTTCTTTGCTGGCGGCAGGCTACTGTTACTTTGGGGCTTCGCAGGGCGGCAGCAACACGAAACCTCAAACCCGAAACCCCAAACTTTCCTATCTTTGCTATTCCTCAAATTTATACCAATAATGAAGTTTGGAGTAGTAGTTTTCCCCGGCTCGAATTGTGACCGCGATATGCAGGATGCACTGCAAAATGATCTGAATCAGGAAGTTGTAATGTTGTGGCACAAGGATAATGACCTCAGCATGTTCTCTACCGAAGATTGTATTGTGTTGCCCGGTGGCTTCTCCTATGGAGATTACCTGCGTTGTGGCGCCATTGCCCGTTTCAGCCCTGTGATGCAGGGGGTGATCGATTTTGCCAATAAAGGGGGCAAAGTACTGGGGGTATGTAATGGTTTCCAGGTGCTTTGTGAGGCTCATTTATTGCCCGGCGCCTTGTTAAGGAATGCCAATCAACAGTTTATCAGCAAGAATATCTATATCAAAGGAGTAGGATCGCCCGAAAAAGCGCTGAAAATCCCCATCGCCCATGGTGAAGGCCGCTATTATGCGGAAGCAGCTGTGTTGGACGAACTGGAAGCCAAAGGTCAGGTGATCTATAAATATTGTGATGAAACGGGAGCTGTTACGCCTTCCTCCAATCCCAATGGCGCTATCAGGAATATTGCGGGCATTTGTAATGCGAACCGTAATGTTTTTGGTATGATGCCCCACCCCGAGCGTGCCACCAGTGATGCATTGGGTAATATCGATGGCCGTATCATAATGAATTCATTATTAATCCATTCCAAGACAAGTACAGCCCGTGCAGCAGCTGCTGTAGCCAATTTTTAAATAATAATTAGCAGATTGCTTTAGTACATTCTTCCGTATTTTGTGTTCTAATAAGAAACGCTCATGATGAAGAAATACTTACTACTCACTTTGGCTGTTATTGGGTTTGCCGGCGCATGGGCGCAGGAGAAACCGGTTAATTGGACTTTCAGTGCTAAAAAGATCGCAGATAAGACGTACGAGGTATATGTTACCGCCAATATTACGGGTGACTGGCATTTATATTCTCAGAATGTAGGAGTAGATGGTCCTGTGCCTACCACTTTTACTTTTACAAAGAATCCTTTACTTACCCTCGATGGCAAACCCAAAGAAGTAGGTAAGGTGATCAAGAAGAAAGAAGAGGTGTGGGATGGTGTGGTAAACTATTATGAAAAGAATGTGAGTTTTGTGCAGGTGGTTAAAGTGCGGGGAACTGCAAAGACCAACCTGGCCGGTAAGGTGGAGTTCATGGTTTGTAATGATGAAAAATGCCTTCCCCCGGTAGAGGTTGATTTCTCTGTTAACATCGGCGGATAATCGTATATGACAATCTAAAATAATTGATCAAGACAAACGGGTTCCTGCTGAGGGAACTCGTTTGTTTTTACAGCGATAGACATGACAAGATATATTTACTCCCTGCTCCTCTTGCTTTTGTTTTCTTCTACTATAGCCTTTTCCCAGGATTCAACATCAGCTACACATGTACAATGGCAATTCAGCGCTGTTAAAAAAGCGCCCCATGAATATGTGTTGACCTATAAAGCAGCCGTAAGCCCCGGCTGGCGGCTTTTTTCTACTACCGCCAAGGATGATGAGCTCAATACCAGGATCGTATTTGACAGTGCCACAGCGGCCAATGTGACCGTGCAATCCATTACGGAAAATGGTAAGCTGCAACAGCTGAAAGAGCCGATATTAGACGGTCTGGATATAAAGTTCTTTGAGCAGGAAACTGAAATAGTAGCCCATGTTACCGTTAAGGAAGGGTTTGAAAAATTACGGGGTACTGTAACTTACTCGATCATGAAAGGGGAGGAGATCCCCAGCCCCATAGAAGCGCCCTTCCTCTTTGTGATAGATGCAGCCGGTAATATCAGTACACAGGCCGGAGGTATTCTCGCGTCTGCTGAAGCATCCCAGAAATTGAAAAGAACAGCTATTGACCTCAACAATCCGGTAAGTACGGTAGGAGGTACAGGTATTGAAGACGACCGTTCCAAGAGCCTGATGGGTATCTTTATCCTGGGTTTCCTCGGTGGTTTGATCGGTCTGCTTACGCCCTGCGTATTTCCGATGATCCCCCTCACTGTATCCTTCTTCACCAAGCA encodes:
- a CDS encoding DUF6427 family protein produces the protein MLLHPMPPLRQPDDHFLYIWLLDFLSPLHLPPIIYSLIAFFLLYSQAIMFNRVCNEQKMMARPNYLAGMAYLLITSLFVEWNHFSAPLLINSLLIWIFYRVSVLYNSNKPGAAIFNVGLIMGIVTLMYQPAIVFSIFLLMSLFIMRPLRVREWLIGILGITTPYYFLAIVLYLSNQWSWKKLQPNISFNLPAMPSSMTVLVSITLLILPFIIGGFFVQNNLTKMLIQVRKSWSLLLVFLIVSMLIIVANGGNNYVNWLLCAVPLTAFHAAAYFYPSGRIFPLVMHWIIFGWAMYIGYWTQM
- a CDS encoding protein-disulfide reductase DsbD domain-containing protein translates to MMKKYLLLTLAVIGFAGAWAQEKPVNWTFSAKKIADKTYEVYVTANITGDWHLYSQNVGVDGPVPTTFTFTKNPLLTLDGKPKEVGKVIKKKEEVWDGVVNYYEKNVSFVQVVKVRGTAKTNLAGKVEFMVCNDEKCLPPVEVDFSVNIGG
- the purQ gene encoding phosphoribosylformylglycinamidine synthase subunit PurQ, yielding MKFGVVVFPGSNCDRDMQDALQNDLNQEVVMLWHKDNDLSMFSTEDCIVLPGGFSYGDYLRCGAIARFSPVMQGVIDFANKGGKVLGVCNGFQVLCEAHLLPGALLRNANQQFISKNIYIKGVGSPEKALKIPIAHGEGRYYAEAAVLDELEAKGQVIYKYCDETGAVTPSSNPNGAIRNIAGICNANRNVFGMMPHPERATSDALGNIDGRIIMNSLLIHSKTSTARAAAAVANF